Part of the bacterium BMS3Abin08 genome is shown below.
CCTGAGATCTCTGTAATTGTCCCTGCACATAATGAGGAAGGGTATATAGCCAATACACTTCTTTCCTTAAAAAAGCAGGATTTTCCTCTGCCTTATGAGATCATAGTGGTTGACAATGCGTCGGATGACCAAACAGCAGAAATCGCTGAAGGTCTTTGTATAAAGGTAATAAAAGAACCCCATATAGGGCTTTCATGGGCGAGAGAGAAGGGGTTCTCAGAGAGCAAGGCAGAAATCCTTGCCTATATAGATGCAGACTCTATCGCCCCAGAAAATTGGCTTTCAGTAATTTATAAGACATTTCAGGAAAATCGAGAAATTGCAGGAGTTAGCGGCATGGTTTATTTCTATGACGGACA
Proteins encoded:
- the epsH gene encoding putative glycosyltransferase EpsH, translating into MNKHPEISVIVPAHNEEGYIANTLLSLKKQDFPLPYEIIVVDNASDDQTAEIAEGLCIKVIKEPHIGLSWAREKGFSESKAEILAYIDADSIAPENWLSVIYKTFQENREIAGVSGMVYFYDGHSKIICRDNIIRLLIEGGNSSGARILLSGNQH